The Streptococcus sanguinis genomic sequence TTAATTCCTTCAGAAATAAAGCCATATTCGATATTTGTGGATATTGGTACACAGAAGAAGTATGTAAAGATTCTTCTTTATAATAAAATCAGCAAAGAACATAAAAATTATTATGTTGATTTGGAAAAGGGGAAGATTGTTTCAGTTGATGAAGTGACTATACAAAAGGGATTAGGTCCGAATAATTTTATATACCAAACTTCTTTTTCGGATAGACTTATGAATCTAGGAGTAAGTATATATTCAAAAGGAATCTATTTCAACGATGTCTATAATGAAAAAAACATGGGAAACACAATTTTAGCAAAAGAACATCCCCAAATATACAAAATTATGCAAGGTGAGGATGCTCGTATTGCTTTCTTAAATAAAGAAACCGACGTATCATTAGTAAAAAACGTAACCGAACTCTTCTTTCCGCCTGGAACGAATGTATTTGAGAGCGTGACTATACCAGCTAAATATTCAGTAGATGGGCAGGAACATGTCATTAATTCAGCGGAAGAATTACAAAAATACTATAAGGAGGAAGAAAACTAGAGAGGATATTTTTGCCAAATTTACAGAGGATTTTCCTCTTTTTCTTTTTAGTTAATTTTATTGCATTTGCAATAAAATGTGTTATAATAGAGTCAAATAAAAATTAAAGGAGGGGACATGTCAGTATTGCGGGAAATTGGGATTATCGCCCGAGCTTTGGATTCCATTGCTAATATTGAGTTCCGCGACATAGAGCTGGCGCGGGGGCAATATCTTTATCTGGTACGAATCGCGGAGAATCCGGGGATTATCCAAGAGGAGCTGTCGGAGCTGCTCAAGGTGGATCGCTCAACGGTTGCCCGTTCTGTCAAGAAGCTTGAGGCCAAGGGCTTGGTGCAGCAGAAGGCAGCCAAGGACAACAAGAAGAACAAGGAATGGTTT encodes the following:
- a CDS encoding MarR family winged helix-turn-helix transcriptional regulator — encoded protein: MSVLREIGIIARALDSIANIEFRDIELARGQYLYLVRIAENPGIIQEELSELLKVDRSTVARSVKKLEAKGLVQQKAAKDNKKNKEWFVTEKGETLYPFILSENDYSEETSLQGFSQAEVQALEKMLVRVRENITGDWEAVKKGQKRNY